A window from Solanum stenotomum isolate F172 chromosome 7, ASM1918654v1, whole genome shotgun sequence encodes these proteins:
- the LOC125869681 gene encoding secreted RxLR effector protein 161-like, producing MGEAKEMATPMEINLKMKKDKDPRTPHLEATKRILRYIKGSIDYSHTYEKGNDFVLQEFTDADWTGDMADRRSTSGYCFNLGFATVSWCSKKNAIVALSSTEAKYIAATMATQECNWLKCLIGDIFDKVDYVVQIQCDYENAIKLTSNSIFHGRT from the exons ATGGGGGAGGCAAAAGAAATGGCAACTCCAATGGAGATAAATCTTAAGATGAAAAAAGATAAAG ATCCAAGAACTCCTCATTTAGAGGCAACAAAAAGAATTCTACGTTACATTAAGGGTTCAATTGATTACAGTCATACGTATGAGAAAGGAAATGATTTTGTGTTGCAAGAATTTACAGATGCAGATTGGACAGGTGATATGGCTGATCGTCGTTCAACTTCAGGGTATTGTTTCAATCTTGGATTTGCGACTGTTTCTTGGTGTAGCAAGAAGAATGCCATTGTTGCTTTGTCCAGTACAGAAGCAAAATATATAGCAGCGACAATGGCTACCCAAGAATGCAATTGGCTAAAATGTTTGATAGGAGATATTTTTGACAAAGTGGACTATGTTGTGCAAATTCAATGTGATTATGAAAATGCCATCAAACttacttcaaattcaatttttcatggGCGAACATAA
- the LOC125871018 gene encoding F-box/kelch-repeat protein At3g23880-like, which yields MESEGDEDTHQPPKWSRPTKQAQFSSTSEKDSFLTIPVLPEELITEILLRLPVEPLLKFRSVSKSWLALISSPEFVKSHLSVSANNKDYTHHRVMRSFRGTLDLKDYTLSSLFSESVTEVFDLNYRMTSDGLYNEWPHSVMILGSVNGLICLVGERYDLFLWNPSNRKYKKLPDPTSTMWFEQGRIYGFGYDEFHDDYKLVDGFCSDDKSGLGGLKIYSLNSDSWGSVDDRQSQDEIDVSGKFVKGKLHWPTATVDHLIINYKDWNIISFDLANEKWGEVEHPCYREGDIALILGVLGSDLSVFCDYSSSHVDVWVMKEYGVKESWTKMFTINYPDHLVGYGHALSRPSFISNKGEILVVFISASVICNPKDASLRYSKAINFYDYPKVALYVESLVCPFSR from the coding sequence ATGGAATCTGAGGGAGATGAAGACACCCATCAACCCCCAAAATGGAGTAGACCTACAAAACAAGCTCAATTTTCTTCAACTTCAGAGAAAGATTCCTTCTTGACAATTCCTGTTCTTCCAGAAGAACTCATCACTGAAATCCTCTTAAGGCTTCCAGTGGAACCCCTTTTGAAATTCAGGTCTGTTTCGAAGTCTTGGCTTGCTTTGATCTCTAGCCCTGAATTTGTCAAGAGCCATCTTAGTGTATCTGCTAATAACAAAGATTACACTCACCACAGGGTGATGCGTAGTTTTAGAGGTACATTAGATCTTAAAGATTATACTCTTAGTTCTTTATTTTCTGAGTCTGTTACGGAGGTATTTGACTTGAATTATCGCATGACATCTGATGGATTGTATAACGAATGGCCTCACTCTGTAATGATTCTAGGTTCCGTAAATGGATTGATTTGTCTTGTGGGTGAGAGATATGATTTGTTTCTATGGAATCCATCAAATAGAAAGTACAAGAAATTGCCTGATCCTACATCTACAATGTGGTTTGAGCAAGGGCGAATTTATGGTTTTGGATATGATGAGTTTCATGATGACTATAAGCTAGTGGATGGCTTTTGTAGTGATGACAAATCCGGTCTAGGTGGGCtcaaaatatatagtttaaatAGTGATTCTTGGGGAAGTGTTGATGATCGTCAAAGTCAGGACGAAATCGATGTTTCAGGTAAGTTTGTGAAGGGGAAACTTCACTGGCCTACAGCTACTGTTGATCATCTAATTATTAACTACAAGGATTGGaatatcatttcttttgatttggcTAATGAGAAATGGGGAGAAGTGGAGCATCCTTGCTATAGAGAGGGAGATATTGCTTTGATCCTGGGAGTGTTAGGAAGTGATCTTTCTGTTTTTTGTGATTATAGTAGCTCTCATGTAGATGTTTGGGTCATGAAAGAGTATGGGGTTAAAGAATCTTGGACAAAAATGTTTACCATCAATTATCCTGATCATCTAGTTGGGTATGGTCATGCACTTTCTCGGccttctttcatttcaaataaagGTGAGATTTTGGTCGTGTTTATTTCAGCTTCTGTGATATGCAACCCGAAGGATGCTTCATTAAGATATTCAAAGGCTATCAACTTTTATGACTATCCTAAGGTAGCACTCTATGTTGAAAGTCTAGTTTGTCCTTTTTCTAGATAA
- the LOC125871036 gene encoding L-2-hydroxyglutarate dehydrogenase, mitochondrial-like — MVATGLSEVPRLSALMTRGIQNGVEGLRMMEGHEATTLEPELQCFIKALWSPSSGIVDSHSLMLSLVGEAESHGTTFSYNTAVIGGHIEGNQIQIHVFESNVIASWNGSSELDSELILIPKVVVNSAGLSAPAIAKRMKGLPDGIIPASHYACGCYFTLSNTKSPFKHLIYPIPEVGGLGVHVSLDLNGQIKFGPDVEWIKGIDDIPSFLNM, encoded by the exons ATGGTTGCTACTGGATTATCAGAGGTTCCAAGGTTGAGCGCTCTCATGACTCGAGGAATTCAAAATGGGGTTGAGGGTCTGAGAATGATGGAGGGGCATGAAGCTACCACACTGGAACCCGAATTGCAATGTTTTATTAAAGCTTTATGGTCGCCTTCCTCGGGAATAGTGGATAGTCATTCCTTGATGCTATCATTGGTG GGCGAAGCTGAAAGTCATGGGACGACTTTTTCTTACAATACTGCTGTTATTGGTGGTCATATTGAaggaaatcaaattcaaattcatgtttTTGAGAGCAATGTCATTGCAAGCTGGAATGGGAGCTCTGAATTGGACTCTGAACTAATTCTTATTCCCAAGGTTGTAGTGAATTCTGCAGGTTTAAGCGCTCCAGCCATTGCAAAACGAATGAAAGGTCTACCTGACGGTATTATACCTGCTTCTCATTATGCTTGTGGTTGCTACTTCACACTTTCAAACACGAAATCCCCTTTCAAGCACTTGATTTATCCTATACCTGAGGTTGGTGGCCTTGGAGTGCATGTTTCCTTGGATTTGAATGGCCAAATCAAGTTTGGTCCTGATGtcgaatggataaaaggaattGATGATATTCCGAGCTTCCTCAACATGTAA